The proteins below are encoded in one region of Citrobacter enshiensis:
- the sapB gene encoding peptide ABC transporter permease SapB, with protein MIIFTLRRFLLLLVTLFFLTFIGFSLSYFTPHAPLQGASLWNAWVFWFNGLIHWDFGVSSINGQLISEQLKEVFPATMELCILAFGFALMVGIPIGMVAGVTRNKWPDRFISALALLGFSIPVFWLALLLTLFFSLTLGWLPVSGRFDLLYEVKPVTGFAIIDAWISDSPWRDEMVMSALRHMVLPVLTLAVAPTTEVIRLMRISTIEVYDQNYVKAAATRGLSRLTILRRHVLHNALPPVIPRLGLQFSTMLTLAMITEMVFSWPGLGRWLINAIRQQDYAAISAGVMVIGSLVIIVNVLSDILGAMANPLKHKEWYALR; from the coding sequence ATGATTATCTTCACCCTGCGCCGTTTTTTGCTGTTGCTGGTCACACTCTTTTTCCTGACCTTTATCGGCTTCAGTCTGAGTTACTTTACGCCGCACGCGCCGCTTCAGGGTGCCTCGTTGTGGAATGCCTGGGTATTCTGGTTCAATGGCCTGATCCACTGGGATTTCGGCGTCTCCAGCATTAATGGTCAGCTAATCTCTGAGCAGCTTAAAGAGGTGTTTCCCGCCACCATGGAGCTGTGCATTCTCGCCTTCGGCTTTGCCCTGATGGTCGGCATCCCGATCGGAATGGTGGCTGGCGTGACGCGCAATAAATGGCCCGATCGCTTTATCAGCGCCCTCGCCCTGCTGGGATTTTCTATTCCCGTGTTTTGGCTGGCGCTGCTGCTGACGTTGTTCTTTTCGCTGACGCTCGGCTGGCTGCCGGTGTCTGGCCGCTTCGATCTGCTTTATGAAGTCAAACCCGTCACTGGATTCGCCATTATCGATGCGTGGATTTCTGACTCACCCTGGCGTGACGAGATGGTGATGAGCGCATTGCGCCACATGGTATTACCGGTCCTGACGCTGGCGGTCGCCCCTACCACAGAGGTGATTCGTTTAATGCGGATCAGCACGATTGAAGTGTACGACCAGAACTACGTGAAAGCGGCGGCCACCCGAGGATTATCACGTCTGACGATTCTGCGCCGTCACGTGCTGCACAACGCGCTTCCTCCGGTGATCCCACGTCTTGGTTTGCAATTTTCGACCATGTTGACGCTGGCGATGATCACCGAGATGGTCTTTAGCTGGCCGGGACTGGGCCGCTGGTTGATCAATGCCATTCGCCAACAAGATTATGCCGCCATTTCCGCAGGCGTGATGGTGATTGGCTCCCTGGTCATCATCGTCAATGTGTTATCTGATATTTTGGGTGCCATGGCTAACCCGCTGAAACATAAGGAATGGTATGCCCTACGATAG
- the sapC gene encoding peptide ABC transporter permease SapC, translating to MPYDSVYSEKRPPGTLRTAWRKFYSDTTAMIGLYGCAGLVLLCIFGSWFAPYGIDQQFLGYQLLPPSWSRYGEVSFFLGTDDLGRDVLSRLLSGAAPTVGGAFVVTLAATICGLVLGVVAGATHGLRSAVLNHILDTLLSIPSLLLAIIVVAFAGPHLSHAMFAVWLALLPRMVRSVYSMVHDELEKEYVIAARLDGATTLNILWFAILPNITAGLITEITRALSMAILDIAALGFLDLGAQLPSPEWGAMLGDALELIYVAPWTVMLPGGAIMISVLLVNLLGDGLRRAIIAGVE from the coding sequence ATGCCCTACGATAGCGTATACAGCGAAAAACGCCCACCGGGTACGCTACGCACGGCCTGGCGGAAATTTTATAGCGATACCACCGCGATGATCGGCCTGTATGGCTGCGCGGGGCTGGTGCTATTGTGCATTTTTGGCAGTTGGTTTGCCCCCTACGGTATTGATCAACAGTTCCTCGGCTATCAGCTTTTGCCGCCTTCCTGGTCTCGCTACGGCGAAGTGTCGTTCTTTCTCGGCACCGACGATCTGGGGCGCGACGTCTTAAGTCGATTGCTGAGTGGCGCCGCGCCCACCGTCGGCGGCGCATTCGTGGTGACGCTCGCCGCCACGATTTGTGGTCTGGTGCTTGGGGTGGTTGCCGGGGCGACCCACGGCTTACGCTCCGCCGTGCTCAATCACATTCTGGATACGCTGCTCTCTATTCCGTCGCTGCTGCTGGCGATTATCGTGGTGGCGTTTGCGGGTCCGCATTTAAGCCATGCGATGTTTGCGGTCTGGCTGGCGTTACTGCCGCGTATGGTGCGTTCTGTCTACAGCATGGTGCATGATGAGCTGGAAAAAGAGTATGTGATCGCCGCCCGTCTGGATGGCGCAACCACGCTGAATATTCTCTGGTTTGCGATTCTGCCCAACATCACGGCCGGTTTGATCACCGAAATCACCCGTGCGCTCTCGATGGCGATCCTCGACATTGCGGCGTTGGGTTTTCTGGATCTAGGCGCGCAGCTGCCCTCTCCTGAATGGGGAGCCATGCTCGGAGACGCGCTGGAGCTGATTTATGTTGCGCCGTGGACCGTGATGCTGCCCGGCGGCGCCATTATGATCAGCGTGTTGCTGGTTAACCTGCTTGGCGATGGCCTGCGCCGGGCGATTATTGCGGGGGTGGAATAA
- the sapF gene encoding peptide ABC transporter ATP-binding protein SapF: protein MVETLLEVRNLSKTFRYRTGWFRRQTVEAVKPLSFTLREKQTLAIIGENGSGKSTLAKMLAGMIEPTSGEVLIDDHPLHYGDYSFRSQCIRMIFQDPSTSLNPRQRISQILDFPLRLNTDLEPEQRRKQIVETMRMVGLLPDHVSYYPHMLAPGQKQRLGLARALILRPKVIIADEALASLDMSMRSQLINLMLELQEKQGISYIYVTQHIGMMKHISDQVLVMHQGEVVERGSTSDVLASPLHELTKRLIAGHFGEALTADAWRKDR from the coding sequence ATGGTGGAAACGCTGCTTGAAGTACGCAATCTGAGCAAAACCTTTCGCTATCGTACAGGCTGGTTTCGCCGTCAGACCGTTGAGGCGGTAAAACCGCTGAGTTTTACCCTCCGCGAAAAGCAAACCCTCGCCATTATTGGCGAGAATGGTTCCGGTAAATCGACGCTGGCGAAAATGCTGGCGGGCATGATCGAACCGACCAGCGGCGAAGTGCTGATTGACGATCATCCACTGCACTACGGCGATTATTCGTTTCGTAGCCAGTGTATTCGAATGATTTTTCAGGACCCGTCGACGTCGCTCAATCCGCGCCAGCGTATCTCGCAGATCCTCGATTTTCCACTGCGCCTGAACACTGACCTCGAGCCTGAACAGCGCCGGAAGCAGATTGTGGAAACCATGCGGATGGTCGGTTTGCTGCCCGATCACGTCAGTTATTATCCGCACATGCTGGCGCCAGGGCAAAAACAGCGTCTGGGGTTGGCCCGTGCGCTGATTTTGCGCCCGAAGGTGATCATCGCAGACGAAGCGCTGGCATCGCTGGATATGTCGATGCGTTCGCAGCTCATTAATCTGATGCTGGAATTACAAGAGAAACAGGGTATCTCTTATATTTATGTCACCCAGCATATCGGAATGATGAAACATATCAGCGATCAGGTTTTAGTTATGCACCAGGGCGAAGTCGTCGAGCGCGGCAGCACCTCTGACGTGCTCGCCTCGCCGTTGCATGAGCTGACCAAACGGCTGATTGCCGGGCATTTTGGTGAAGCATTGACAGCGGATGCGTGGCGAAAGGATCGGTAA
- a CDS encoding fimbrial protein — protein sequence MNKINYAFILFFLLYGGPVSACYYYKDYNPKAATTLNIDMGPISMASDAVGGVIATKEGPMTDFGGAPAGFSCGTDGASTPASANMGISGDGTGTANATYNTNIPGIGVRIYYYTLQPYGSEPSSPKQIATVIPVTIKTPYYTMYRNTNAALKIELVKTGTVDQVQGGRLTFSRKKLMGVDNNAGYDGGALDLVDLNLTATITANTCDVDATSPTRVDLEPADANTLPRKGATTGDTPFEIRLKCTGKTDVNLLLDGQEDTDVTGQGVLAIKKTAESAKGIGLQVLYNDLPVELEKEFSTGMSAEGTFTIPLTARYYRTTEIPVKAGDVSATVVYNLTYK from the coding sequence ATGAATAAGATTAATTACGCTTTTATACTTTTCTTCCTGCTCTACGGCGGGCCTGTTTCAGCATGTTATTATTACAAAGACTATAACCCTAAGGCTGCGACGACGTTAAATATTGACATGGGGCCTATTTCTATGGCGAGCGATGCCGTTGGTGGGGTGATCGCCACAAAAGAAGGCCCGATGACTGATTTTGGCGGGGCTCCCGCTGGGTTTTCTTGCGGCACCGATGGCGCCTCTACACCTGCATCCGCCAATATGGGGATAAGTGGAGATGGAACCGGCACGGCTAATGCCACTTATAACACCAATATTCCGGGTATTGGTGTGAGGATTTACTATTATACCCTCCAGCCGTATGGTTCTGAACCTTCGTCTCCGAAACAAATTGCGACTGTAATACCTGTAACTATTAAAACACCCTATTACACGATGTATCGAAATACAAATGCAGCATTAAAGATTGAGTTAGTGAAAACAGGAACTGTTGATCAAGTGCAAGGAGGACGATTAACCTTTAGCAGAAAGAAATTAATGGGGGTCGACAATAATGCAGGTTATGATGGCGGTGCCTTGGATTTGGTTGATTTAAATTTGACCGCGACTATTACCGCCAACACCTGCGATGTCGACGCAACATCACCTACACGAGTTGACCTGGAACCCGCGGATGCCAATACCTTACCGCGCAAAGGGGCGACAACCGGGGATACTCCGTTTGAAATTCGGCTAAAATGTACAGGTAAAACAGACGTCAATTTATTGCTTGATGGACAAGAAGATACCGATGTTACCGGCCAGGGTGTGTTGGCTATTAAAAAAACGGCAGAATCAGCAAAAGGGATTGGTCTTCAGGTTCTGTATAATGATCTGCCTGTTGAGTTGGAAAAAGAATTCTCTACTGGCATGTCTGCAGAAGGCACCTTTACTATTCCTTTGACAGCGAGATATTACCGAACTACAGAAATACCGGTGAAGGCTGGTGATGTTTCCGCTACGGTGGTTTATAACCTGACCTACAAATAG
- the sapD gene encoding peptide ABC transporter ATP-binding protein SapD, translated as MPLLDIRNLTIEFRTDEGWVKAVDRISMTLNEGEIRGLVGESGSGKSLIAKAICGVAKDNWRVTADRMRFDDIDLLRLSSRERRKLVGHNVSMIFQEPQSCLDPSERVGRQLMQNIPAWTYKGRWWQRIGWRKRRAIELLHRVGIKDHKDAMRSFPYELTDGECQKVMIAIALANQPRLLIADEPTNAMEPTTQAQIFRLLTRLNQNSNTTILLISHDLQMLSQWADKINVMYCGQTVETALSKDLVTTPHHPYTQALIRAIPDFGSAMPHKSRLNTMPGAIPLLEQLPIGCRLGPRCPYAQRECIETPRLTGVKNHLYACHFPLNMEKE; from the coding sequence ATGCCATTACTGGATATTCGTAACCTCACCATTGAATTCAGAACCGACGAAGGATGGGTAAAAGCCGTCGATCGGATCAGCATGACCTTAAACGAAGGCGAAATCCGTGGTCTGGTGGGTGAATCAGGGTCGGGAAAAAGTTTGATCGCCAAAGCAATTTGCGGTGTCGCGAAAGACAACTGGCGCGTCACCGCCGACCGTATGCGCTTTGATGACATCGACCTGCTGCGTCTCTCCTCGCGTGAGCGTCGTAAGCTGGTCGGTCACAACGTCTCCATGATCTTTCAGGAGCCGCAGTCCTGTCTTGATCCGTCCGAGCGTGTGGGTCGCCAGTTGATGCAAAATATTCCGGCCTGGACCTACAAAGGCCGCTGGTGGCAGCGTATTGGCTGGCGTAAACGCCGCGCCATTGAACTGTTGCACCGTGTCGGCATTAAAGATCACAAAGATGCGATGCGCAGTTTTCCCTATGAGCTGACCGATGGTGAGTGCCAGAAAGTGATGATCGCCATCGCGCTGGCTAACCAGCCGCGTTTGTTGATTGCCGACGAACCGACGAACGCGATGGAGCCCACTACTCAGGCGCAAATTTTTCGTCTGCTGACCCGTTTGAATCAGAACAGCAACACCACGATTTTGCTGATCAGCCACGACCTGCAGATGTTGAGTCAGTGGGCAGACAAAATCAACGTGATGTACTGCGGGCAAACGGTGGAAACCGCGCTCAGCAAAGATTTGGTGACGACCCCGCACCATCCGTATACCCAGGCGTTGATCCGCGCTATCCCCGACTTTGGCAGCGCTATGCCGCATAAAAGCCGCCTGAATACGATGCCTGGGGCGATCCCCTTGCTTGAACAATTACCGATAGGTTGTCGTCTGGGGCCTCGCTGCCCGTATGCTCAACGAGAATGTATTGAAACCCCGCGCCTGACCGGGGTAAAGAATCATCTCTACGCCTGTCATTTCCCGCTGAACATGGAGAAAGAGTGA
- a CDS encoding fimbrial protein, which yields MKAKNIIFILISIFISLLTLTGSAHASCSGTTGIMNIDIGTITILGDADNSTSIEYKDLLGTKADVETAAAISCSGYFTYVGKITNPVPGTNDLEKALLSDGSWSGLGFKFYTRAYNGWYNSLHNASPPVTIAASWNKFCMQSECWNPQSHEGIIMIGALSVYGGGVPAMPGIINTTVTPFTTDGYPAITYHITGTVVVPSCNVDAATPSRVLLKPVNANDLSHKGSTAEDTPFEISLKCNSNVSVNLLLDGTEDSDAQDDGVLALNGNSTASGVGVQLLVNNNPAKLNETFKVGDAVAGNTAIAMTARYYRTSNAAVKAGSVSATVVYNVTYK from the coding sequence ATGAAAGCAAAAAATATTATTTTCATACTGATCAGCATCTTTATTTCACTGTTGACACTCACCGGCTCAGCGCATGCCAGTTGTTCAGGTACCACCGGGATTATGAATATTGACATCGGCACCATCACTATTCTAGGTGATGCGGATAACAGCACCAGCATTGAATATAAAGATTTACTTGGAACCAAGGCTGATGTTGAGACCGCAGCAGCGATATCCTGCTCGGGTTATTTTACTTACGTAGGGAAAATAACCAATCCCGTACCGGGCACCAACGATCTTGAAAAAGCGCTGTTATCGGATGGTTCCTGGAGTGGTCTTGGTTTTAAATTTTATACCAGAGCCTATAACGGCTGGTATAATTCATTGCACAATGCCTCGCCTCCGGTCACGATTGCCGCCTCATGGAATAAATTCTGTATGCAATCTGAATGCTGGAACCCACAAAGTCACGAAGGCATTATTATGATAGGTGCCCTTAGTGTATACGGCGGCGGTGTCCCGGCAATGCCTGGTATCATTAATACAACCGTTACACCTTTCACTACGGATGGCTATCCCGCCATCACCTACCATATTACCGGTACCGTTGTTGTCCCCAGCTGTAATGTAGATGCTGCCACGCCTTCACGTGTTTTGCTCAAACCGGTCAATGCCAACGACCTCTCCCATAAGGGAAGTACGGCTGAGGATACGCCGTTTGAGATTTCACTGAAGTGCAATAGTAACGTCTCTGTCAATTTGCTGCTTGATGGCACCGAGGACAGTGACGCACAGGATGATGGTGTGCTGGCTTTAAATGGCAACTCAACGGCCTCGGGGGTTGGTGTCCAGCTGTTGGTCAATAATAACCCGGCGAAACTGAATGAAACCTTTAAGGTAGGCGATGCCGTTGCAGGAAATACCGCCATAGCCATGACGGCTCGTTATTACCGAACCAGCAACGCGGCAGTTAAAGCGGGCTCCGTTTCTGCCACCGTGGTTTATAATGTAACGTATAAATAA